A window of Marinobacter salarius contains these coding sequences:
- a CDS encoding efflux RND transporter permease subunit, with protein sequence MILSDVSIKRPVFATVLSLLIVVFGLAALLGLPVREYPDIDPPVVSISTDYIGAAAEVVDTQITQVVEGAISGIEGIRSIESSTEQGESRTSIEFTISRNVDIAANDVRDAVSRIADQLPEEAEAPVVQKADSDARPMMWVTLRSDIWDSAELSDFAERVLADRLSVLDGVADVRIGGERRYAIRVWLDRERLAARDITVAEVERSLRANNVELPAGSVDSSTRNFTVRAEGRLTNVEQFRDLVIRRDGNDLLRLGEVANVQMGVESDVSRLRANGKTAIGMGIIRQSKANTVAVSDAVRAELEKIRETLPPEVTIAESYDESIFIRASIKEVVFTLAIAVSLVILVIFLFLRSWRATLIPAVTIPVAVIGAFIGLGFLGFSINVLTLLAVILAIGLVVDDAIVMLENIQRRIDEGEPPLLASYRGAKQVAFAVIATTLTLVAVFVPISFMGGNIGRLFAEFGFTLAAAVVVSSLVALTLAPMLCSKWLRHSPESAEGHRLWAASEKVLNGLTQGYERMLRFALNQPGLLLGLGLVGLIVAIVIFPRLPQELAPTEDRGVIIMPTSAPRGSTVEFTDHYVRQAEQELLPYLEEGVSNRLLSIVGFRDEEDNAFMIMGLVPWEDREIKQQQITSELRGKLSQVTGIRAIAVNPPGLGQRGFDQPVEFVVAGPDYESVQAWSEEIVERAKDNPNLLNLDTDFELTRPELRVSIDRERAADLDVTIEDVGLTLQTMLASRQVTTYLDRGREYDVILQAADADRATPSDLGQIFLRPREGGTLIPLQALVSVEEIGANPDLRRIDRLPAVVISASLADGYDLGSALTYLNNLAVDNLPPEARVSYKGLSREFQESSSAIYVTFGLAFVIVFLVLAAQFESWIHPLIIMLSVPLAVTGALLGLWWAGISLNIYSQIGIIMLLGLMAKNGILIVEFANQLRDKGYDVKDAILEGASLRFRPVLMTTISTVFGAVPLVLATGAGAESRASIGIVILGGLVFATTLTLFIIPVLYNLLARFAKSTNAIALELEKQASRSPGGRGMAAAPQSKEMDQF encoded by the coding sequence GTGATCCTGTCTGATGTCTCCATCAAACGCCCTGTCTTTGCGACGGTTCTCAGTCTTCTTATTGTGGTTTTCGGGTTGGCGGCGCTGCTGGGGCTTCCGGTGCGGGAGTATCCGGACATTGACCCACCCGTGGTGTCCATTTCCACGGATTACATCGGCGCCGCCGCCGAAGTGGTGGACACCCAGATCACTCAGGTGGTTGAAGGGGCTATCAGTGGGATCGAAGGTATTCGCTCCATTGAGTCCTCCACCGAACAGGGCGAATCCCGAACCAGTATCGAATTTACCATTTCCCGCAATGTCGACATCGCCGCCAACGATGTGCGCGATGCCGTGTCCCGCATTGCCGATCAGCTGCCCGAAGAGGCTGAGGCGCCGGTCGTCCAGAAGGCCGACTCGGACGCTCGCCCGATGATGTGGGTGACCCTGCGCAGTGACATCTGGGACAGTGCGGAATTGAGCGATTTTGCCGAACGGGTGCTTGCCGACCGACTGTCGGTACTGGATGGCGTTGCCGACGTACGCATTGGTGGTGAGCGGCGCTACGCCATCCGGGTCTGGCTGGACCGTGAACGCCTGGCGGCACGGGATATCACCGTGGCCGAAGTCGAGCGTTCACTGCGAGCCAATAACGTTGAACTCCCCGCGGGTTCGGTGGACTCTTCCACCCGTAACTTCACGGTGCGTGCGGAAGGCCGGCTCACCAATGTGGAGCAGTTCCGTGATCTGGTGATTCGTCGCGACGGCAATGATCTTCTGCGCCTCGGCGAGGTGGCGAATGTCCAGATGGGGGTTGAGTCCGATGTCAGCCGACTGCGGGCCAACGGCAAGACTGCAATCGGCATGGGCATCATTCGTCAATCCAAGGCCAACACGGTGGCGGTGTCCGATGCCGTGCGTGCGGAGCTGGAGAAGATACGCGAGACCCTGCCCCCGGAAGTGACCATTGCCGAAAGCTACGACGAGTCGATATTCATCCGCGCGTCGATCAAGGAAGTGGTGTTTACGCTCGCCATTGCGGTGTCCCTGGTCATTCTGGTGATCTTCCTGTTCCTGCGGTCCTGGCGGGCCACCTTGATACCGGCGGTGACCATCCCGGTGGCGGTTATCGGCGCCTTTATCGGGCTGGGCTTCCTCGGTTTCTCCATCAACGTACTGACCTTGCTTGCAGTCATTCTGGCCATTGGTCTGGTGGTGGACGACGCCATCGTCATGCTGGAAAACATCCAGCGCCGGATCGATGAGGGCGAACCGCCACTGCTGGCGTCGTATCGCGGCGCCAAGCAGGTGGCCTTTGCCGTTATTGCCACCACGCTCACCCTGGTGGCGGTGTTCGTGCCGATTTCGTTTATGGGCGGCAACATCGGGCGACTGTTTGCCGAGTTTGGCTTCACTCTGGCGGCGGCGGTGGTGGTGTCCAGCCTGGTGGCACTTACCCTGGCGCCCATGCTGTGCTCGAAATGGTTGCGGCATAGCCCGGAATCGGCGGAAGGGCACCGTTTGTGGGCGGCCAGTGAGAAAGTGCTCAACGGTCTGACCCAAGGCTACGAGCGTATGCTCCGATTCGCCCTAAACCAGCCGGGGTTGTTGCTGGGCCTTGGGCTCGTCGGGCTTATCGTTGCCATCGTGATTTTTCCAAGATTGCCGCAGGAGTTGGCACCCACAGAAGACCGGGGCGTCATCATCATGCCGACCAGCGCCCCACGGGGTTCGACGGTCGAGTTCACCGATCATTATGTGCGTCAGGCGGAGCAGGAACTGTTGCCTTACCTGGAAGAGGGTGTCTCCAATCGGTTGCTGTCAATCGTTGGCTTCCGCGACGAAGAGGACAACGCGTTCATGATCATGGGCCTGGTGCCCTGGGAAGACCGTGAGATCAAACAACAACAGATCACCAGCGAGCTGCGAGGCAAGCTTAGCCAGGTCACAGGTATTCGCGCGATTGCGGTGAACCCACCGGGGCTTGGGCAGCGCGGCTTTGATCAACCAGTGGAATTCGTGGTGGCCGGGCCGGATTACGAAAGTGTGCAGGCCTGGAGCGAGGAAATCGTCGAGCGAGCGAAGGACAACCCGAACCTGCTGAACCTGGACACTGATTTCGAACTGACCCGCCCCGAACTGCGTGTGTCCATCGACCGGGAGCGCGCCGCGGACCTGGATGTCACCATCGAAGATGTGGGTCTGACGCTGCAGACCATGCTGGCATCACGGCAAGTCACCACCTACCTGGACCGCGGACGCGAATACGACGTCATCCTCCAGGCCGCGGACGCTGATCGGGCGACGCCGTCGGACCTGGGGCAGATCTTCCTGCGCCCCCGTGAGGGAGGCACTCTGATCCCTCTCCAGGCGCTGGTGTCGGTGGAGGAAATCGGTGCCAATCCCGACCTGAGACGCATCGACCGCTTGCCGGCGGTTGTCATCAGTGCCTCGCTGGCCGATGGCTATGATCTGGGGTCGGCACTGACGTATCTGAACAACCTGGCTGTGGATAACCTTCCGCCGGAGGCGAGGGTGAGCTACAAGGGACTATCGAGGGAATTTCAGGAATCGTCGTCGGCGATCTATGTCACCTTTGGCCTGGCATTCGTAATTGTCTTCCTGGTGTTGGCTGCCCAGTTCGAAAGCTGGATTCACCCGTTGATCATCATGCTGTCGGTACCATTGGCGGTTACCGGAGCCCTGCTGGGCCTGTGGTGGGCCGGCATCAGCCTGAATATCTACAGCCAGATTGGCATAATCATGTTGCTGGGGTTGATGGCGAAGAACGGCATATTGATTGTCGAGTTTGCCAACCAGCTCCGGGATAAGGGCTATGACGTGAAGGACGCGATTCTGGAAGGTGCCAGCCTGCGCTTCCGGCCGGTGTTGATGACCACCATATCCACGGTCTTCGGTGCCGTGCCTTTGGTGCTCGCAACGGGCGCGGGGGCGGAAAGCCGGGCGTCGATCGGTATCGTCATCCTCGGCGGGCTGGTGTTCGCCACCACCCTGACTCTGTTTATCATTCCGGTGCTCTACAACCTGTTGGCGCGGTTTGCCAAGTCCACCAACGCGATTGCACTGGAGCTTGAAAAACAGGCCAGCCGGTCCCCTGGTGGTCGCGGCATGGCGGCCGCCCCGCAATCGAAAGAGATGGATCAGTTCTGA
- the mnmG gene encoding tRNA uridine-5-carboxymethylaminomethyl(34) synthesis enzyme MnmG, giving the protein MDYPTRFDVIVIGGGHAGTEAALAAARMGSQTLLLTHNIETLGQMSCNPAIGGIGKSHLVKEIDALGGAMAMATDKAGIQFRVLNLRKGPAVRATRAQADRVLYKAAIREILENQPNLTLFQQAADDLIVDGERITGVVTQSGIRFRAPTVVLTTGTFLGGVIHIGMQQHSGGRAGDAPANALAQRLRELPFNVGRLKTGTPPRIDARSVNFSVMQEQWGDDPAPVMSFVGSRNQHPEQVCCYVTRTTEQTHDIIRSGFDRSPMFAGNIEGIGPRYCPSIEDKVSRFADKDSHQIFVEPEGLTTNELYPNGISTSLPFDIQLAAVRTIPGFENAHITRPGYAIEYDFLNPQDLRHTLETKFIQGLYFAGQINGTTGYEEAGAQGLLAGINAALRAQDKDEWYPRRDEAYLGVLVDDLITMGTSEPYRMFTSRAEYRLILREDNADLRLTETGHKLGLVDDQRWQAFNSKREAIATERQRLETTRIHPGTSGGDAANSHLRQPMNRDQTLAELLRRPEINYRHIADMAEGQADDPAVADQVEIEIKYEGYISRQADEIERLRRNENTRLPDDIDFDAIGGLSNEIKQKLKEVRPETVAQASRIQGVTPAAISQVLVHLKKRDLLRKQSA; this is encoded by the coding sequence GTGGATTATCCGACCCGTTTCGATGTCATAGTCATTGGTGGTGGCCATGCCGGCACTGAAGCCGCGCTGGCGGCTGCACGCATGGGTTCGCAGACCCTGCTGCTGACCCACAACATTGAGACCTTGGGCCAGATGTCCTGCAATCCCGCCATTGGCGGCATCGGCAAGAGCCATCTGGTCAAGGAAATCGATGCTCTCGGCGGTGCCATGGCCATGGCGACCGATAAGGCGGGCATCCAGTTCCGCGTGCTCAACTTGCGCAAGGGACCGGCGGTACGAGCCACCCGCGCCCAGGCGGACCGGGTGCTGTACAAGGCGGCGATCCGCGAAATCCTCGAGAACCAGCCCAACCTGACCCTGTTCCAGCAGGCTGCTGACGACCTGATTGTGGATGGTGAGCGCATTACCGGCGTGGTGACCCAGTCCGGCATTCGTTTTCGCGCGCCCACGGTGGTGCTGACCACCGGAACCTTCCTTGGCGGTGTTATCCACATCGGCATGCAGCAGCATTCCGGTGGCCGTGCCGGTGACGCACCGGCAAACGCGCTGGCACAGCGTTTACGAGAACTGCCGTTCAACGTCGGGCGCCTGAAAACCGGCACCCCACCCCGTATCGATGCCCGCAGCGTGAATTTCTCCGTGATGCAGGAGCAATGGGGTGATGACCCGGCGCCCGTGATGTCCTTCGTGGGTTCCCGTAACCAGCATCCTGAACAGGTATGTTGTTACGTTACCCGCACCACCGAACAAACCCACGACATCATTCGCAGTGGCTTTGACCGGTCGCCCATGTTTGCCGGTAACATCGAAGGCATCGGGCCTCGCTATTGCCCGTCCATCGAGGACAAGGTAAGCCGGTTTGCCGACAAGGACTCGCACCAGATTTTCGTGGAGCCGGAAGGGCTGACGACGAATGAGCTATACCCCAACGGCATCTCCACCAGTCTTCCGTTCGATATCCAGCTTGCCGCTGTGCGCACCATTCCAGGCTTCGAGAATGCCCACATTACGCGGCCCGGCTACGCCATCGAGTACGACTTCCTGAACCCACAGGATCTGCGCCACACCCTGGAAACCAAATTCATTCAGGGCCTGTACTTTGCGGGCCAGATCAATGGCACTACTGGTTATGAAGAAGCCGGTGCCCAGGGCCTTCTCGCGGGTATCAACGCGGCATTGCGTGCCCAGGACAAGGACGAATGGTACCCCCGCCGTGACGAAGCCTACCTCGGCGTTCTGGTGGACGACCTGATCACCATGGGTACCTCCGAGCCGTACCGCATGTTTACCAGCCGTGCTGAATACCGGCTGATCCTGCGGGAGGACAACGCCGACCTTCGCCTGACGGAAACCGGTCACAAGCTCGGGTTGGTGGATGACCAACGCTGGCAGGCCTTCAACAGCAAGCGTGAAGCCATCGCGACTGAACGTCAGCGCCTGGAAACCACGCGCATTCATCCGGGTACATCTGGCGGTGACGCCGCCAACAGCCACCTGCGCCAGCCCATGAACCGCGACCAGACACTCGCAGAGCTGCTGCGGCGCCCGGAAATCAACTATCGCCACATTGCTGACATGGCCGAAGGCCAAGCAGACGACCCTGCGGTGGCGGATCAGGTGGAAATCGAGATCAAGTACGAGGGTTATATCTCCCGCCAGGCGGACGAAATCGAGCGCCTGCGCCGGAATGAAAATACCCGTTTACCGGATGATATTGATTTTGATGCCATCGGCGGGCTGTCCAACGAGATCAAGCAGAAGCTCAAGGAAGTACGGCCGGAAACCGTGGCCCAGGCCTCACGCATCCAGGGCGTGACCCCGGCCGCCATTTCCCAGGTGCTGGTACATCTCAAGAAGCGCGACCTGCTGCGCAAGCAATCCGCCTGA
- the rsmG gene encoding 16S rRNA (guanine(527)-N(7))-methyltransferase RsmG codes for MSDALWQRQLTQGLGDLNLELDSASQQQLLAFLALLNKWNRAYNLTAVREPRQMVSRQLLDSLSILPFVTADHLLDVGAGGGLPGIPLAITLPERRFTLLDSNSKKTRFLTQCVLELGLENVEIIHGRAESCDPALRYRQISSRAFTALDNLVNWCGHLLADEGEFLAMKGQFPDDEVAALPAGWQVTSRQSLSVPGSDGDRHLLVIGRDSSHQNFTTGGESWRV; via the coding sequence ATGAGCGACGCACTCTGGCAACGCCAGCTCACCCAGGGCCTGGGTGACCTCAACCTGGAACTGGACAGCGCCAGCCAGCAACAGCTGCTGGCGTTTCTGGCCCTGCTGAATAAGTGGAACCGGGCCTATAACCTGACGGCTGTGCGGGAGCCACGACAGATGGTGTCTCGCCAGTTGTTGGACAGCCTCAGTATCCTGCCGTTTGTAACCGCGGACCATCTGCTGGATGTTGGCGCAGGTGGTGGGTTGCCCGGCATCCCCCTGGCGATCACGTTGCCCGAAAGGCGTTTTACCCTGCTGGACAGCAACAGCAAGAAAACCCGCTTCCTGACCCAGTGTGTGCTGGAACTTGGCCTTGAGAATGTGGAGATCATTCACGGCCGGGCTGAAAGCTGTGATCCCGCACTCCGATACCGACAGATCAGCAGTCGTGCGTTTACGGCACTGGATAACCTCGTCAACTGGTGCGGGCATTTGCTTGCGGATGAGGGTGAGTTCCTTGCCATGAAAGGCCAGTTTCCGGATGATGAGGTGGCTGCCCTGCCAGCAGGTTGGCAGGTAACATCCCGACAGTCATTATCGGTACCTGGCTCGGACGGCGACCGGCACCTGCTGGTGATCGGTCGGGATTCCAGCCATCAGAATTTCACGACAGGAGGCGAGTCATGGCGCGTGTGA
- a CDS encoding ParA family protein, with amino-acid sequence MARVIAVTNQKGGVGKTTTCVNLAASLAATKRRVLLVDMDPQGNATMGSGVDKNALERSGYDMLTKRATAAEVIFRAEVSGFDILPANGDLTAAEVELMNEIGREHRLRLALNKVRENYDYILIDCPPSLSLLTVNALSAADTVLIPMQCEYYALEGLAALMNTVEQIQETVNPDLQVEGILRTMYDPRNSLTLDVSSQLNEFFGDKVYRAVIPRNVRLAEAPSYGMPALKYDRASKGAVAYLALAGEMVRRHGSQKTSAAVAV; translated from the coding sequence ATGGCGCGTGTGATTGCAGTGACCAATCAAAAAGGCGGTGTGGGTAAAACCACCACCTGCGTCAACCTGGCTGCGTCGTTGGCCGCAACCAAGCGCCGCGTGTTGCTGGTGGATATGGACCCCCAGGGCAACGCCACCATGGGAAGTGGTGTGGATAAGAATGCCCTGGAGCGCTCCGGCTACGACATGCTCACCAAGCGGGCAACGGCAGCCGAGGTGATTTTCCGGGCCGAAGTCTCGGGGTTCGACATACTACCGGCCAACGGCGACCTGACCGCCGCCGAAGTGGAACTGATGAACGAAATCGGCCGCGAGCATCGCCTGCGTCTCGCGCTGAACAAGGTGCGGGAGAACTACGACTACATCCTCATCGATTGCCCGCCGTCCCTCAGCCTGCTGACCGTCAATGCGCTGTCAGCGGCGGATACGGTGCTGATTCCCATGCAGTGTGAATACTATGCCCTGGAGGGCCTGGCGGCCTTGATGAACACGGTTGAGCAGATCCAGGAAACCGTCAACCCGGATCTGCAGGTGGAAGGCATCCTGCGCACCATGTACGACCCCCGCAACAGCCTGACCCTGGATGTTTCCAGCCAGCTCAACGAGTTTTTCGGCGACAAGGTTTACCGTGCGGTGATCCCCCGAAACGTGAGGCTGGCGGAAGCCCCGAGCTATGGTATGCCGGCACTGAAATACGATCGCGCGTCCAAGGGCGCGGTGGCCTACCTGGCCCTGGCCGGTGAAATGGTACGCCGGCATGGATCGCAAAAGACATCTGCGGCCGTTGCCGTGTAA
- a CDS encoding ParB/RepB/Spo0J family partition protein codes for MAAKKRGLGERGLGALLQGSRVNLDQELKDHDGELREVPIDLIQRGRFQPRRDMDPAALQELADSIRQQGVMQPVVVRPIAEGRFELIAGERRWRATQMAELDRIPAIIRDVPDDAAIAMALIENIQRENLNPIEEAFALQRLQDEFGLTQAQVAEAVGKSRTTITNLLRLISLSEDVRVMLEHGDLEMGHGRAMLTLQPEQQMQVARQVVAKSLSVRQTEALVRRVQQESPNRKKTKGEVDPNIRALQDDLAERLGARVSIDHGQRGKGKLVIEYTSLDELDGILGHIK; via the coding sequence ATGGCGGCGAAGAAACGAGGACTGGGTGAGCGCGGACTGGGCGCTCTGTTGCAGGGCTCCAGAGTCAACCTGGACCAGGAACTGAAGGATCACGATGGTGAGCTCCGGGAAGTTCCGATCGACCTGATCCAGCGTGGCCGGTTCCAGCCTCGCCGTGACATGGATCCGGCGGCCTTGCAGGAACTGGCTGACTCCATTCGTCAGCAGGGTGTGATGCAGCCCGTGGTAGTGCGTCCGATTGCCGAAGGCCGCTTTGAGCTGATCGCAGGCGAGCGCCGCTGGCGAGCCACCCAGATGGCCGAGCTGGACCGCATTCCTGCCATTATCCGTGACGTGCCGGATGACGCCGCCATCGCCATGGCGCTGATTGAGAATATCCAGCGCGAGAACCTCAATCCCATCGAAGAAGCCTTTGCGTTACAGCGTCTGCAGGACGAATTTGGCCTGACCCAGGCTCAGGTCGCTGAAGCGGTGGGTAAGTCCCGTACCACCATCACCAACCTGCTGCGACTGATCAGCCTGTCGGAAGACGTTCGTGTCATGCTGGAGCACGGTGATCTGGAAATGGGTCATGGCCGAGCCATGCTTACGCTTCAACCCGAGCAGCAGATGCAGGTTGCACGACAGGTGGTCGCGAAGTCCCTGTCGGTTCGGCAGACGGAAGCCCTGGTTCGCCGGGTGCAACAGGAATCGCCGAACCGCAAGAAAACCAAGGGTGAAGTGGATCCGAATATCCGCGCCCTGCAGGACGACCTGGCCGAACGACTCGGTGCTCGGGTGTCGATTGACCATGGCCAACGTGGCAAGGGCAAACTGGTGATTGAATACACCTCCCTCGACGAGTTGGATGGCATTCTGGGCCATATCAAGTAA
- a CDS encoding F0F1 ATP synthase subunit I has product MTKAEQGGIQRPPIARWFVIESVVLVVVSLAFLFQSQVAGYSALCGGLIFLLPHGYFAFKAFRYSGARSARQIMSSFYQGEAGKLILCAILFTMVFKWIPSLDIAALFLSFAIMLVTNWLTPLLAGRRTQRS; this is encoded by the coding sequence ATGACGAAGGCTGAACAGGGTGGGATACAGCGTCCGCCCATCGCACGATGGTTTGTAATAGAAAGTGTGGTATTGGTCGTCGTCAGTCTGGCATTCCTCTTTCAAAGCCAGGTGGCCGGTTATTCAGCACTGTGTGGGGGGCTTATTTTTCTTCTGCCCCACGGCTATTTTGCCTTCAAGGCTTTCCGCTACTCCGGCGCGCGGTCTGCCAGGCAGATCATGAGTTCTTTTTACCAGGGTGAGGCCGGCAAGCTCATCCTGTGCGCCATCCTGTTTACGATGGTGTTCAAATGGATTCCGTCGCTTGATATAGCGGCACTTTTTTTATCATTTGCGATCATGTTGGTCACCAATTGGTTGACTCCGCTCCTTGCGGGCCGCAGAACGCAGCGAAGCTAA